A region from the Arachis ipaensis cultivar K30076 chromosome B01, Araip1.1, whole genome shotgun sequence genome encodes:
- the LOC107635777 gene encoding ubiquitin-conjugating enzyme E2-17 kDa, which produces MASKRILKELKDLQKDPPTSCSAGPVAEDMFHWQATIMGPADSPYTGGVFLVSIHFPPDYPFKPPKVAFRTKVFHPNINSNGSICLDILKEQWSPALTISKVLLSICSLLTDPNPDDPLVPEIAHMYKTDRAKYEATARSWTQKYAMG; this is translated from the exons ATGGCATCGAAACGCATCTTGAAGGAGCTCAAAGATTTGCAGAAGGACCCTCCTACGTCATGCAGCGCTG GTCCTGTGGCTGAGGACATGTTTCACTGGCAAGCAACAATCATGGGACCAGCTGATAGCCCATATACTGGCGGTGTTTTCCTTGTTTCGATTCATTTTCCTCCGGACTATCCATTCAAGCCACCAAAG GTTGCATTTAGGACCAAGGTATTCCACCCAAATATCAACAGTAATGGAAGTATATGCCTTGACATTCTTAAAGAGCAATGGAGCCCTGCACTAACAATTTCGAAG GTTCTTTTGTCAATTTGCTCATTGTTGACGGATCCCAACCCTGATGATCCTCTTGTCCCTGAAATTGCGCACATGTACAAGACTGACAGGGCTAAGTATGAAGCTACCGCACGCAGCTGGACACAGAAGTATGCTATGGGATGA